Proteins encoded by one window of Streptomyces sp. ALI-76-A:
- a CDS encoding carbohydrate ABC transporter permease, with the protein MTSATSPALHTANERRRVGSIAWHVGALAVLAVVLYPVIWVLGASFKPSKDIIASLDLLPTKPVWANFSGLADGISGISISSFFWNSLMYAVLAVAGVVLSSSLTAYAFAKIRFAGRNLLFTLMIGTLLLPYHVLLIPQYVLFRNLELTDTLVPLVAGKFLATEAFFVFLMVQFMRGLPRELDEAAKLDGCGHLRTYWSIVLPLSRPALITSAIFTFINAWNDFMGPLIYLNTPEKYTVSLGLMMFRDQEGISNYGSMIAMSLVALVPVIAFFMTFQRYLIDGMATSGLKG; encoded by the coding sequence GTGACCAGTGCCACCAGCCCCGCCCTGCACACCGCCAACGAGCGGCGGCGCGTCGGATCGATCGCCTGGCACGTGGGCGCGCTCGCCGTCCTCGCGGTCGTCCTGTATCCCGTGATCTGGGTGCTCGGTGCCTCGTTCAAGCCGAGCAAGGACATCATCGCCAGCCTCGACCTGCTGCCCACCAAGCCGGTCTGGGCGAACTTCTCCGGGCTCGCCGACGGCATCTCCGGCATCTCCATCAGCAGTTTCTTCTGGAACTCGCTGATGTACGCGGTCCTCGCGGTGGCCGGTGTCGTGCTGTCCAGCTCGCTGACCGCGTACGCCTTCGCCAAGATCCGGTTCGCCGGGCGGAACCTGCTCTTCACGCTGATGATCGGCACGCTGCTGCTGCCGTACCACGTGCTGCTCATCCCGCAGTACGTGCTCTTCCGCAACCTCGAGCTCACCGACACCCTGGTGCCGCTCGTCGCGGGCAAGTTCCTGGCCACGGAAGCGTTCTTCGTGTTCCTGATGGTGCAGTTCATGCGCGGGCTCCCCAGGGAGCTGGACGAGGCCGCCAAGCTGGACGGCTGCGGGCATCTGCGCACCTACTGGTCGATCGTGCTGCCGCTGAGCCGGCCCGCGCTCATCACCAGCGCGATCTTCACCTTCATCAACGCCTGGAACGACTTCATGGGGCCGTTGATCTACCTCAACACCCCCGAGAAGTACACCGTCTCGCTCGGCCTGATGATGTTCCGCGACCAGGAGGGCATCTCCAACTACGGGAGCATGATCGCGATGTCGCTGGTGGCACTGGTACCGGTCATCGCCTTCTTCATGACCTTCCAGCGCTACCTCATCGACGGTATGGCGACCTCCGGACTCAAGGGCTGA
- a CDS encoding sugar ABC transporter permease: MTLVKEAPVRPAGKRPAAPAAGRRGRRRENLAGYLFMSPWIAGFLLLTAGPMIASLYYAFTSYNLFTPPRWVGLDNFTTMFQDPRWQKSVEVTLKYVVVATPLKLLLALGVALLLAQKRRGQGLYRAAFYMPSLIGASVSVGFVWRALFSDDAVVDRTQKIFGFDVGGWIGNPDYVLYSLVALSIWQFGAPMVIFLAGLKQVPQELYEAAEVDGAGPLRRFWNITLPMISPVLFFNVLLESIHAFQVFGSAYVVSDTRCGPADATLVYTCYLYQKGFKEAQMGFASAMAWTLVIAVALVTAVLFWSQKKWVHYEEAAK, translated from the coding sequence ATGACGCTCGTCAAGGAAGCGCCCGTGCGCCCGGCGGGGAAGCGGCCCGCCGCTCCCGCCGCCGGGCGGCGCGGGCGACGCCGCGAGAACCTCGCCGGCTATCTCTTCATGTCGCCGTGGATCGCGGGGTTCCTGCTGCTCACGGCGGGGCCGATGATCGCGTCCCTGTACTACGCGTTCACCAGCTACAACCTGTTCACGCCACCCCGGTGGGTGGGCCTGGACAACTTCACGACGATGTTCCAGGACCCGCGCTGGCAGAAGTCGGTCGAGGTCACGCTGAAGTACGTCGTCGTGGCCACACCGCTGAAACTGCTGCTCGCGCTCGGCGTCGCGCTGCTGCTCGCGCAGAAGCGGCGCGGCCAGGGCCTGTACCGGGCCGCGTTCTACATGCCCTCGCTCATCGGTGCCAGCGTCTCCGTCGGCTTCGTGTGGCGGGCGCTGTTCTCGGACGACGCCGTCGTGGACCGTACGCAGAAGATCTTCGGGTTCGACGTGGGCGGCTGGATCGGCAACCCGGACTACGTCCTCTACTCCCTGGTGGCGCTGAGCATCTGGCAGTTCGGCGCGCCGATGGTCATCTTCCTGGCGGGCCTCAAGCAGGTCCCGCAGGAGCTGTACGAGGCCGCCGAGGTGGACGGGGCCGGTCCGCTGCGGCGGTTCTGGAACATCACGCTGCCGATGATCTCCCCGGTGCTGTTCTTCAACGTGCTGCTGGAGTCCATCCACGCGTTCCAGGTGTTCGGCTCCGCCTACGTCGTCTCCGACACCCGGTGCGGGCCCGCCGACGCCACGCTCGTCTACACCTGCTACCTGTACCAGAAGGGCTTCAAGGAGGCCCAGATGGGCTTCGCCTCCGCGATGGCCTGGACGCTGGTGATCGCGGTGGCGCTCGTCACGGCGGTCCTGTTCTGGTCGCAGAAGAAGTGGGTGCACTACGAGGAGGCCGCCAAGTGA